The Bifidobacterium asteroides genomic interval GACATCAACTGGGGCAGCATCCTGCTCATGGCCCTGGGCACCCAGTGGTACATCCTCTTCAACGTCATCGCCGGAGCCTCGGCCATCCCCGACGACCTGCTGGAGATGTCGCGCAGCCTGGGGCAGAACCGCTGGCAGCGATGGAAGACCCTGATCCTGCCGGCCCTGTTCGGCTCCTGGTGCACCGGCGGCATCACAGCGGCCGGCGGGGCCTGGAACGCCTCCATCGTCTCCGAGGTGGTCTCCTACGGCAAGACCGAGCTGACGGCCAAGGGCCTGGGTGCCTACATCGCCCAGGTGACCGCCACCGGCGACACCCCCCGCATCATCCTGGGGGTGGCCGTCATGAGCATCTTCGTGGTCCTGGCCGACCGGTTCTTCTGGTCTCCCCTGCAATCACTGGCACAACGGCGCTATTCCCTGACATGAGAAGTCTGAGAGGTTCGACAATGACCAAGATCAATTCCAACGGGATCATCACGGCCGAGCACGTGACCAAGACCTACCAGTCCGACAAGGGCGCGGAGCTGACCGTCCTGGACAGCATCGACTTCACCCTGCACGAGGGCGAGGTGGTGGCCATCCTGGGCCGCTCCGGCGCCGGCAAGTCCACCCTGCTGCGCATCCTGGCCGGCCTGGTTCCAGCCAGCAAGGGCAGCGTCGAATACCGGGGCAAGCAGCTGGACGGGCCCAACCCCGGCGTGGCTCTGGTCTTCCAGAGCTTCGCCCTGATGCCCTGGCTGACCGTCAAGGACAACGTGGAGCTGGGCCTGCAGGCCCGTGGCGTGCCTAAGAAGGAGCGCGAGAAACTCTCCCTGGCCGCCATCGACGCCATCGGCCTGGACGGCTTCGAAAGCGCCTACCCCAAGGAGCTCTCCGGCGGCATGCGCCAGCGCGTGGGCATCGCCCGTGCCCTGGTCCTCAAGCCGGACGCCCTCTTCATGGACGAGCCCTTCTCGGCCCTGGACGTGTTGACTGCCGAAAACCTTCGCCAGGAGGTCCTCAAGGTCTGGTCCGAGGAGGCGGGCAGCGTCAAGTCGGTCCTGATCGTCACCCACAACATCGAGGAGGCCGTGGAGATGGCCGACCGGGTCCTGGTCCTGGACTCGCATCCGGGCCGGGTCATCGCCGACGTGCCCATCAACCTGGACAGGCCTCGGGACAAGCAGTCCGACCTCTTCCAGTCCTGCGTGGACTACCTCTACTCCATCCTGACCGGCCAGCGCGACAGCGAGGACATCCGCCGCCGTCTGCAGACCAAGGTGCGCAACCGTCAGGCTGTGCGGGATTCGGTCCGGGACGAGGACACCGCCGAGCGCAACCTGCCCGATGCCACCCCCGGCGGCCTGGCCGGTCTGGCCGATGTCATGGTCAACCAGCCCAACGGCATGGATCTGGCCGACCTGGCCGCCAAGCTCTCCTTCGAGGTGGATGACCTCTTCCCCCTGATTGACGCCGGGCTCATGCTGGGCATCTTCCAGGCGGACAACGGGCACGTCAGGCTGACCGACCAGGGCCGTGCCTGGCACGACGCGGACATTCTGGAGAGCAAGGAGATGTTCTCACGGATGCTGATGGATCATGTTCCGCTGATCCGCATCATCGACCGGGCCCTGAAGAACAGCGACGACAAGAGCCTGCATGGCTCCCTGATCCTGGATCTGCTGCGGGCCCACCACTCGGACAAGGAGGCCGTCCAGCAGTTCGACACCGCCATCACCTGGGGCCGCTACGGCGAGCTCTTCGACTACGATGCCGACGACGACCGGCTGACCCTGGATCCGGAAAACCACACCGAGTGAACAGTCTCGCAGCTGCGACGGCTGCGGTCCCCTTGGGCTCCTAGAATGAGCCTCGGGCGATGGAACCCGCCCGGGGCTTGAGCCCCGAACCGCAAACTGCTGATAGTTCCTGCACCATGATTCGACGACCCGTCTGTGGGCCGGGTGCAGGCGCATGCCATTCAGCCCGACCCTGCGGACGCTGATCCGTCGGGAACCGAGCCTTCAATGACCAAATCCCCTACCGGACCTGATATGGCCACAGCCCTGGTGGTGATGCTAGGCGGAACACTAGGCACCGGCTGCCGGTACGCCCTGAGCCTGCTGCCGGGCCAGAGCGGCCCCCTGCATCCGGGAACCCTCCTGGCCAACCTGATCGCCTGCGCAGGCTACGCCCTGCTGACCGCCTTCCTGGCCGGGCTGCCCAAAAGCACGCATGAGCGCCGAAGGCAGCTGACCAACAAGGGTCTGGGCATGGGCCTGTGCGGAGGGCTGTCGACCATGTCCACGCTCTCGCTGGAACTGGTCCAAGGACTGTCGGGCGGCCAAGTCCGGGCAACCCTTGTCTACCTGCTGGTCTCCTTTGCCGGAGGCCTGATGGCCTCCTGGGCCATGGCCGCGCTGGGAGCACGTCTGGCCGCACATATCCAGGCGGGTGCGCGATGACCATTGCATTGACATTGCTGATCTGCCTGTGCGGCGGCCTGGGGGCCGGACTGCGCTACCTGCTGGACACCCTGGTCAAGGCCCGCTGGCAGGTGGACCTGCCCCTGTCGACCATGATCATCAACCTGCTGGCCGGATTGGCTGCAGGGCTGGTGGCCGCCCTGGCCGCCTTCCACGGACTGCCCGCCTGGGGACGGCTGCTGCTGGCCACAGGACTGCTGGGCGGCTTCTCCACCTTCTCGACAGCGGTCAACGAAGTGTTGGCCCTGACCCGGCAGAGACGGCATCTGGCGGCTCTTGGCTATCTGGCAGCTTCAATCTTTCTGCCGCCCCTGCTGACGGCCCTGGGCTTCCTGCTGGCCGGACCGGGCCTGTAGCAGATCCAGCCAGCAATCAAGGAGCTGCGGAACCTAGGCGCGAACCGGTTCCGGACGACCCTGGGCGGAGTCGGCGGCAATCCCCAGACGGTCGTCATGCCGACGCCACCAGGCGGACAGCACCGAGCCGGAGATGTTGTGCCAGACACTGAAGAAGGTGGAGGGGATGGCCACAATCGGGTCGGCCGCGAAAGCCTGCAGTGCCAGGGTCGCGCCCAGTCCGGAATCCTGCATGCCCACCTCGAAGGTAATGGCCTTCTGCTGGGCGTAGCGGAACCCCTTGGGGTAGAGGCGGTACATGAGCCGGCTGAAGAGGAAGCCCAGCCCGTACCCGCACAGGTTGTGAAGCATGACCACTGGCAGGACCAGGGCGGTGGCGGCGGTGAAGAGCTTGGCATGGTTGACGGAGACGACCACGCCGATGATGATCAGTATGGCGATCTGCGAGACTGCCGGCAGGGCCACGGTCACCTTCTGCACCTTCTCCTTGAATATGGCGTGGACGGCCAGGCCCAGGGCGATGGGGATCAGCACCACCTCAAGGGCGGTCAGGAAGAGCTGCTTGGTGGGGATGGCCACATACTGGCTGGCCAGCAGGTTCATCAGCATGGGGATCATGAAGGGCGCACACAAGGTGGAGAGCAGTCCTATGGACACATCCAGGGCCACATCGCCTCGTGACAGATAGGACATGACGTTGGAGGAGGTCCCCGAGGGGCAGCAGCCCACCAGGATGACTCCCACGGCGATCATGCCGTCCAGGCGGAAGATGCGGCAGAGCAGCACGGCCAGCAGGGGCATAATCAGGTAATGGGCTATGGTGCCGACGATGACCATGAGCGGCATCTTGAGGATTCGCTTGAAGTCGTCCAGGCTCAGGGTCAGCCCCATGCCGAAGAGAATAATGCTCAGGAAGTAGTTGGTGTAGCTACGGGCCCAAATGCTAATCTGCGGGACAAAGAAGTTGATGGCGGCCCACGCTAGGACCACCAGAATGAACCACTTAGTCAACCAGTCACTGAACCGCTGCACCTTTTGCATGATTCCTGACCACTTCCTCTCGATAATTCTCTCTGTGGTAGGGGCAAAGTTAGAAAACCGAGGGCAGGCACGACGGCGAATGGTCGCATTTTGGACGAGGCAATCCCGGCTTGCCAGAGAAATTCACTTGACCAGGACGGGTGTGCCGGTGGGCACGGACTGCATGATCCACCGAGCGTCGGGCACCGTCAGCCGGATGCAGCCGTGGGAACCAGGGCGGATGCCCAGCATATCGGCCTCCTCCTTGATGTAGCCGCCCTTGGAATCTGTGGGGACCGAGTGGAAGAGGAAGACCCCGTGGTTCAGAAAGCTGGTGTAGTAGCGGGCGCCCATCCCCTCGCCGGGATTGTAGAAGTGGTCGCCGCGCTCGGCCTGGATGCGGAAGCTGCCCCTGGGCGTGGAGTCATCCATGCCCGTCGAGGCATACATGGTATAGAGCAGGTCTGACCCATCACGCACGTAGACCCGCTGGTCCCGAAGGCTGACCTCCAGAGAGAGGCCAGGGTGGGCTGCAGGATCCGGGTAATCAACCTGCTGGGAAGGCTTGAGCCAATCGACAGGATGAGCGGAAGTAGCAGCAGGGTCTGGCTTCTGCTGCTTTGTCTGCTGCTTTGTCGTTGATGAAGAGGAGGCAGATTTACTGGGATGATGTGCCTTGGGGAATCGTCTGACCGAAACGGTGGATGTGCTCGAAGCACCCGCAGGTGTGGTTCGTTCCGCATGAGCCGCATCCACCGGTTGGAACAGGTTGACGATCACGACTGTCAGCAACAGCGTCAGCAGGGCGCTTGTCACTACCACAGGCGTGCGGCGGACAGGATCCAGCAGCCAA includes:
- a CDS encoding ABC transporter ATP-binding protein, with product MTKINSNGIITAEHVTKTYQSDKGAELTVLDSIDFTLHEGEVVAILGRSGAGKSTLLRILAGLVPASKGSVEYRGKQLDGPNPGVALVFQSFALMPWLTVKDNVELGLQARGVPKKEREKLSLAAIDAIGLDGFESAYPKELSGGMRQRVGIARALVLKPDALFMDEPFSALDVLTAENLRQEVLKVWSEEAGSVKSVLIVTHNIEEAVEMADRVLVLDSHPGRVIADVPINLDRPRDKQSDLFQSCVDYLYSILTGQRDSEDIRRRLQTKVRNRQAVRDSVRDEDTAERNLPDATPGGLAGLADVMVNQPNGMDLADLAAKLSFEVDDLFPLIDAGLMLGIFQADNGHVRLTDQGRAWHDADILESKEMFSRMLMDHVPLIRIIDRALKNSDDKSLHGSLILDLLRAHHSDKEAVQQFDTAITWGRYGELFDYDADDDRLTLDPENHTE
- a CDS encoding fluoride efflux transporter FluC; the encoded protein is MTKSPTGPDMATALVVMLGGTLGTGCRYALSLLPGQSGPLHPGTLLANLIACAGYALLTAFLAGLPKSTHERRRQLTNKGLGMGLCGGLSTMSTLSLELVQGLSGGQVRATLVYLLVSFAGGLMASWAMAALGARLAAHIQAGAR
- a CDS encoding fluoride efflux transporter FluC translates to MTIALTLLICLCGGLGAGLRYLLDTLVKARWQVDLPLSTMIINLLAGLAAGLVAALAAFHGLPAWGRLLLATGLLGGFSTFSTAVNEVLALTRQRRHLAALGYLAASIFLPPLLTALGFLLAGPGL
- a CDS encoding bile acid:sodium symporter family protein, which encodes MQKVQRFSDWLTKWFILVVLAWAAINFFVPQISIWARSYTNYFLSIILFGMGLTLSLDDFKRILKMPLMVIVGTIAHYLIMPLLAVLLCRIFRLDGMIAVGVILVGCCPSGTSSNVMSYLSRGDVALDVSIGLLSTLCAPFMIPMLMNLLASQYVAIPTKQLFLTALEVVLIPIALGLAVHAIFKEKVQKVTVALPAVSQIAILIIIGVVVSVNHAKLFTAATALVLPVVMLHNLCGYGLGFLFSRLMYRLYPKGFRYAQQKAITFEVGMQDSGLGATLALQAFAADPIVAIPSTFFSVWHNISGSVLSAWWRRHDDRLGIAADSAQGRPEPVRA
- a CDS encoding L,D-transpeptidase — protein: MATKGKDMAVWGLDSERLKRRALAMLRWLLDPVRRTPVVVTSALLTLLLTVVIVNLFQPVDAAHAERTTPAGASSTSTVSVRRFPKAHHPSKSASSSSTTKQQTKQQKPDPAATSAHPVDWLKPSQQVDYPDPAAHPGLSLEVSLRDQRVYVRDGSDLLYTMYASTGMDDSTPRGSFRIQAERGDHFYNPGEGMGARYYTSFLNHGVFLFHSVPTDSKGGYIKEEADMLGIRPGSHGCIRLTVPDARWIMQSVPTGTPVLVK